Proteins from one Chroococcidiopsis sp. CCMEE 29 genomic window:
- the folD gene encoding bifunctional methylenetetrahydrofolate dehydrogenase/methenyltetrahydrofolate cyclohydrolase FolD, with amino-acid sequence MNTKTSHLLDGKALAERIQAELKERIQSLQPQIGRPPGLAVLMVGDNPASAAYVRNKERACTKAGIASFGQHFPVNTTQSELEQVIQALNQDQRVDGILVQLPLPDRLDAVALLHQIDPDKDADGLHPVNLGRLVRGEHGLRSCTPAGVMRLLQEYQIQLKGKQAVVVGRSILVGKPLTLMLLEADATVTIAHSRSQDLPAITKSADILIAAVGRPALITAEMVKPGAVVVDVGINRVSDATGNSRLVGDVDFESVQGVAEYITPVPGGIGPMTVAMLLQNTVLSYSQRQK; translated from the coding sequence ATGAATACAAAAACTTCCCACTTATTAGACGGTAAAGCTCTGGCTGAGCGGATTCAGGCGGAACTGAAAGAGCGCATTCAGTCATTGCAACCGCAAATTGGACGTCCACCCGGTTTAGCAGTGCTGATGGTTGGCGACAATCCAGCTAGCGCTGCCTATGTGCGGAATAAAGAACGAGCCTGCACCAAAGCTGGCATTGCCTCCTTTGGACAACACTTCCCGGTTAACACCACCCAATCAGAACTAGAGCAAGTCATTCAAGCTCTCAATCAAGACCAGCGAGTGGATGGAATTCTCGTCCAACTGCCACTACCTGATCGCTTAGATGCTGTTGCCCTGCTGCATCAAATTGATCCAGATAAAGATGCTGACGGATTGCACCCAGTTAACTTGGGGCGACTGGTGCGGGGAGAGCATGGTTTACGCAGTTGCACACCAGCAGGAGTGATGCGGCTGCTGCAGGAATATCAAATTCAGCTGAAGGGAAAACAAGCCGTTGTCGTAGGTCGTAGTATTTTGGTAGGCAAGCCACTGACTTTAATGCTGCTGGAAGCTGATGCCACTGTGACGATCGCTCATTCGCGATCGCAGGATTTACCAGCCATTACCAAGAGTGCTGATATTCTGATTGCAGCAGTAGGTCGCCCAGCACTGATTACTGCTGAAATGGTAAAACCCGGTGCTGTTGTTGTAGATGTGGGCATCAATCGCGTCAGTGATGCTACAGGTAACAGCCGTTTAGTGGGGGATGTTGACTTTGAGTCTGTTCAGGGTGTGGCAGAATATATCACCCCGGTTCCTGGGGGAATTGGTCCCATGACTGTAGCCATGCTGTTGCAAAATACAGTGTTGAGCTATTCCCAGCGTCAAAAATAG
- a CDS encoding divergent PAP2 family protein, translated as MQDIGNILNNSVLLVAVISCLIAQVSKLVFELIKNRKIDMRSLVTTGGMPSAHSALVTSLATGIGQTSGWASSEFAIATIFAIIVMYDAAGVRQAAGKQARILNQMIDELFHEKHEFNEDRLKELLGHTPFQVLVGSALGITISWLAGPAY; from the coding sequence ATGCAGGACATTGGCAACATTCTAAACAACAGCGTGCTGCTGGTTGCTGTCATCTCTTGTCTCATCGCGCAAGTATCAAAACTTGTGTTCGAGCTAATCAAAAATCGCAAAATTGATATGCGGTCTCTAGTGACAACTGGAGGGATGCCCAGTGCCCATTCTGCTTTGGTTACTTCCTTAGCTACTGGTATCGGTCAAACATCTGGTTGGGCAAGTTCTGAGTTCGCGATCGCCACCATCTTTGCGATCATCGTGATGTATGATGCTGCTGGCGTACGCCAAGCCGCTGGAAAGCAAGCTCGCATCCTTAACCAGATGATCGACGAATTGTTCCATGAAAAGCATGAGTTTAACGAAGACCGCTTGAAGGAATTATTAGGACACACCCCTTTTCAAGTCCTTGTGGGCTCGGCGCTGGGTATTACCATCTCTTGGTTAGCTGGACCTGCTTATTAG
- a CDS encoding aminotransferase class IV: MFEAAAIAWHNGKLVEREQAAPSIASHSLHLGVGVFDGIMAYWNSDHYYIHRLEAHLDRLRHGSTQMGLEFSWSNHDLKLGLLSLLDEIPATDYYIRPIVYRAGSYLNFNDTMPVDVTILAVTIARNVDKPLTCHISSFERVSGRAIPVTWKICGTYVNSYLSRRAAEIDGFNDAILLDQEGRITEASAANIFFLQTDTVITPALTPNIFPGITRATLLDIAQALGVEVIERDVCPEELGNFDGAFLAATMMELKPLAAIDSYQYDSSNHLLFLRFLKEFREITQQ, translated from the coding sequence ATGTTCGAAGCTGCTGCGATCGCATGGCATAACGGCAAACTAGTTGAACGGGAACAAGCTGCTCCCTCCATTGCTAGCCACTCTCTCCATCTAGGTGTTGGCGTTTTTGATGGCATTATGGCTTACTGGAATAGCGATCATTATTATATTCACCGTTTAGAAGCACATCTGGATCGCCTGCGGCATGGTTCCACGCAGATGGGGCTGGAATTTTCCTGGTCAAATCACGATCTGAAACTAGGTCTTTTGTCACTCCTAGATGAAATACCCGCAACTGATTACTACATCAGACCGATTGTTTACCGGGCAGGCTCATATCTAAACTTCAACGATACGATGCCTGTTGATGTAACTATATTAGCGGTTACGATTGCTCGCAACGTAGATAAACCTCTGACTTGCCACATTTCATCCTTTGAGCGTGTTTCTGGTCGCGCTATCCCAGTTACATGGAAAATATGTGGTACCTATGTGAACAGTTATTTAAGCCGTCGCGCTGCGGAAATAGATGGTTTTAATGATGCCATTCTGCTTGATCAAGAAGGTCGAATTACCGAAGCCTCAGCAGCTAATATTTTCTTCCTGCAAACAGATACAGTCATTACACCAGCGCTGACCCCAAATATTTTCCCTGGTATCACCCGTGCCACTTTGCTTGATATTGCCCAGGCTTTAGGAGTTGAGGTGATTGAGCGCGATGTCTGTCCTGAAGAACTAGGAAACTTCGATGGCGCTTTCTTAGCTGCAACCATGATGGAGTTGAAGCCCTTGGCAGCTATTGATTCCTATCAGTATGATTCGTCGAACCATCTCCTATTTCTCAGGTTTTTAAAGGAATTTCGGGAAATCACGCAGCAGTAA
- a CDS encoding DUF3727 domain-containing protein, producing MYSSESSEENEHSHAGSVTLTDETGRSLTCYKERSLFVEDQEYVLLLPVDSAIEIFAWQSDGEEEEAIPVEDEATIDKIFGTAEAVLAEQNLILKRTAFALTVAGELPPVEDTELFTLEIEDDEATLEPEQLQLLASFYYEDQEYAIYTPLDPLLFFARMNSSGEPELLSPEEFRKVQPLLEEQLFDELEE from the coding sequence ATGTATTCATCTGAATCTTCTGAAGAAAATGAGCACTCCCACGCTGGTTCCGTCACGTTGACGGACGAAACTGGGCGATCGCTCACCTGCTACAAAGAGCGATCGCTGTTTGTGGAGGATCAAGAGTACGTTTTACTCCTTCCAGTTGACTCGGCAATTGAAATTTTCGCTTGGCAGAGTGACGGAGAGGAGGAAGAAGCCATCCCGGTGGAAGATGAAGCAACCATTGATAAAATTTTTGGCACTGCTGAAGCTGTCCTGGCAGAGCAAAACCTCATACTCAAGCGTACTGCCTTTGCTCTAACAGTTGCCGGGGAGTTACCTCCAGTTGAGGACACAGAGTTGTTTACGCTGGAAATCGAAGATGACGAGGCTACGCTAGAACCGGAGCAATTACAGTTACTAGCAAGTTTTTACTATGAAGATCAGGAGTATGCAATTTACACTCCGCTCGATCCACTGCTATTCTTTGCCCGGATGAATAGCTCGGGAGAGCCTGAGTTACTCTCTCCAGAAGAATTTCGTAAAGTGCAGCCGCTGTTAGAAGAGCAGCTGTTTGATGAACTGGAGGAATAG
- a CDS encoding pyridoxine 5'-phosphate synthase: MPTLGVNIDHVATIRQARRTVEPDPVAAAVLAELGGADGITVHLREDRRHIQDRDVRLLRQTVRTHLNLEMAATDEMVAIALDIKPDYVTLVPEKREEVTTEGGLDIVAQIDRISEIVHKLQTAKIPVSLFIDADRAQIKASVKVKAEFIELHTGRYAEATNEASREQELAVLAKGCEQAIASGLRVNAGHGLTYWNVYPVACIPGMEELNIGHTIISRAALVGLERAVREMKQAMRGEF; the protein is encoded by the coding sequence TTGCCTACACTAGGAGTCAACATCGATCACGTTGCTACCATCCGACAGGCTCGCCGTACAGTAGAGCCAGACCCCGTGGCAGCAGCGGTGCTAGCAGAATTAGGAGGAGCAGATGGGATTACGGTACATTTGCGGGAAGATCGACGACATATCCAAGACAGGGATGTGCGATTGCTGCGGCAGACAGTGCGAACCCATTTAAATTTAGAAATGGCAGCCACAGATGAAATGGTAGCGATCGCCCTTGATATCAAACCTGATTATGTCACTCTCGTACCAGAAAAGCGCGAAGAAGTGACGACAGAAGGAGGGTTGGATATAGTTGCTCAAATTGACCGCATCAGTGAAATCGTGCATAAGTTGCAGACCGCCAAAATTCCAGTCAGTCTATTCATTGACGCGGATAGAGCACAAATTAAAGCATCTGTCAAGGTAAAGGCAGAGTTTATTGAGCTGCATACTGGGCGCTATGCTGAGGCAACTAATGAGGCGAGTCGAGAGCAAGAATTAGCAGTGTTAGCCAAAGGGTGTGAGCAAGCGATCGCATCTGGTTTGCGAGTCAATGCGGGTCATGGTCTAACCTACTGGAATGTGTATCCAGTCGCTTGTATTCCAGGGATGGAAGAACTCAATATTGGTCATACAATTATCAGTCGCGCCGCTTTAGTAGGATTAGAGCGAGCTGTTCGAGAAATGAAGCAAGCAATGCGAGGAGAGTTTTGA
- the ruvX gene encoding Holliday junction resolvase RuvX, whose amino-acid sequence MENERSPSASVGNKTRPFISALGLDVGRKRIGVAGCDRTGLIASGLTTIERQTFEQDVAKLRSIIEERQVQTLVVGLPYSMNGALGFQAKQVQKFTQRLSNALNLPVEYVDERLTSFQAEQLILEENRSPSRNKGLIDRKAAAIILQQWLDKRRSLTRGQGSGVGGQGIPNSKAED is encoded by the coding sequence ATTGAAAACGAGCGATCGCCATCTGCCAGTGTAGGAAATAAAACAAGACCGTTTATCTCAGCTCTAGGGTTAGATGTTGGTCGCAAACGTATTGGGGTGGCAGGCTGCGATCGCACTGGTTTAATTGCCAGTGGTTTGACGACGATAGAACGCCAAACCTTTGAACAGGATGTGGCAAAATTGCGAAGCATCATTGAAGAGCGTCAGGTGCAAACCTTAGTTGTGGGTTTACCTTATTCCATGAATGGTGCTTTGGGCTTTCAAGCCAAACAAGTGCAGAAGTTTACTCAAAGACTCAGTAACGCTTTAAATCTGCCTGTGGAATATGTGGATGAACGATTGACTTCCTTTCAGGCTGAACAATTAATATTGGAAGAGAACCGTTCGCCTTCACGTAATAAAGGTTTGATTGACCGGAAGGCAGCAGCAATAATCTTGCAGCAATGGCTAGACAAGCGCCGCTCTCTAACGAGGGGTCAGGGGTCGGGGGTCGGGGGTCAGGGAATCCCAAACTCAAAAGCCGAGGATTGA
- the mutS gene encoding DNA mismatch repair protein MutS, whose product MNVPSSAPISPDSTSANQTSQPHTDYHQLDRTKLSPMYQHYVQVKEQYPHTLLLYRCGDFFETFFQDAVIVSRELELVLTSKHGGNEIGRVAMTGVPHHALERYCTMLVEKGYAIAICDQVEDAAVAQGLVRREVTRVLTPGTLLDEGMLNARRNNFLAAVVIVGNHWGLAYADISTGEFLTTQGSNLEHLTQELIRLQPSEVLVPTNAPDLGSLLRPGETSEHLPSCLPTQFCYALRSQTGFSHSEARQRLLEQFKVRSLEGLGCDHLPLAVRAAGGLLDYLEDTQKENPVPLQSLRTYTLTDYLILDHQTRRNLEITQTVRDGTFHGSLLWALDKTSTAMGGRALRRWFLQPLLDLKGIRARQDTIQELVENGSLRQDLRQLLRQIYDLERLTGRAGSGAANARDLVALADSLLRLPELARLVETARSPYLRALQKVSPILEQLGQKLRAHLVESPPIYLTEGGLIRDGVSPQLDQMRAAAVEDQQWIANLEVDEKGRTGIPTLRVGFNKTFGYYISISRTKADQVPDNYIRKQTLTNEERFITPELKEREARILTAREDLNRLEYEIFAQLRTEVGEQAELIRNVSRAVAAADVLCGFAEVAVYQGYCRPFMDEGREIAIIDGRHPVVEQSLPAGFFVPNSTQLGSKEEQGKQGKQGENSPYTSHPSPDLIILTGPNASGKSCYLRQVGLIQLMAQVGSFVPARSAKLGICDRIFTRVGAVDDLATGQSTFMVEMNETANILNHATPKSLVLLDEIGRGTATFDGLSIAWAVAEYLANEIQSRTIFATHYHELNELASILPNVANYQVTVKELPDQIIFLHQVQPGGADKSYGIEAGRLAGLPQSVIQRAKQVMGQIEQHSKIAIGLRAGVQED is encoded by the coding sequence ATGAACGTTCCTTCCTCTGCCCCTATCTCACCAGACTCCACTAGTGCAAATCAAACTAGCCAACCACACACTGACTATCATCAGTTAGATAGAACAAAGCTATCACCGATGTATCAGCACTACGTTCAGGTGAAGGAGCAGTATCCCCATACTCTGTTGCTGTATCGGTGTGGAGATTTCTTTGAAACTTTTTTCCAAGATGCCGTTATTGTCTCTAGGGAATTGGAACTTGTTCTGACCAGTAAGCATGGCGGTAATGAAATTGGGCGAGTGGCAATGACGGGTGTGCCACATCACGCTTTGGAGCGATACTGCACAATGCTGGTGGAAAAAGGCTATGCGATCGCCATCTGCGATCAAGTGGAAGATGCTGCTGTTGCTCAAGGGTTGGTACGCCGGGAAGTAACGCGGGTGTTAACACCTGGGACTTTGCTAGATGAGGGAATGCTGAATGCTCGTCGTAATAACTTTTTAGCAGCAGTGGTGATTGTGGGGAACCATTGGGGTTTAGCTTATGCAGATATTTCCACGGGAGAATTTCTCACAACTCAAGGCAGTAACTTAGAGCATCTCACACAGGAACTAATCCGCTTGCAGCCTTCGGAAGTGCTGGTCCCCACTAATGCACCTGATTTAGGTAGTTTATTACGACCCGGAGAAACTTCTGAGCATCTGCCTAGCTGCCTGCCAACCCAGTTTTGCTATGCCTTGCGATCGCAAACTGGGTTTAGCCATTCAGAGGCGAGACAGCGACTTTTAGAGCAGTTTAAAGTGCGATCACTCGAAGGATTGGGCTGCGACCACCTCCCACTTGCCGTTCGAGCAGCAGGCGGATTGCTGGATTATTTAGAAGATACTCAGAAAGAAAACCCAGTTCCCCTCCAGTCACTGCGTACCTACACCCTCACCGACTACCTGATTCTAGATCACCAAACTCGCCGTAATTTAGAAATTACTCAAACTGTTAGAGATGGCACCTTTCACGGCTCCCTCCTCTGGGCACTGGACAAAACTAGTACCGCGATGGGTGGTCGGGCTTTGCGTCGGTGGTTTTTGCAACCGCTACTAGATCTTAAAGGCATTCGGGCGCGGCAAGATACTATCCAAGAACTGGTAGAAAATGGGTCTCTACGTCAAGACTTGCGGCAGCTATTGCGGCAGATTTACGATCTGGAGCGATTGACGGGTCGGGCTGGATCGGGTGCTGCAAACGCTAGAGATTTGGTAGCTTTAGCAGATTCGCTGTTGCGATTACCAGAACTGGCTCGGTTAGTAGAGACAGCGCGATCACCTTACCTTAGAGCCTTACAGAAAGTGTCGCCCATATTGGAACAACTGGGACAAAAACTCCGTGCCCATTTAGTAGAATCACCTCCTATCTATTTAACAGAAGGCGGTTTGATTCGTGATGGTGTTAGTCCCCAATTAGATCAAATGCGTGCGGCTGCGGTAGAAGACCAGCAATGGATTGCTAATTTAGAAGTTGATGAAAAAGGCCGGACTGGGATTCCCACGCTGAGGGTAGGTTTTAACAAAACCTTTGGCTACTACATCAGCATCTCCCGGACGAAAGCAGACCAAGTTCCAGATAATTACATCCGCAAACAAACTTTGACCAATGAGGAGCGCTTTATAACCCCAGAGTTGAAGGAACGGGAAGCGCGGATTCTGACGGCAAGGGAAGACTTGAATCGGCTGGAGTATGAGATTTTTGCCCAGTTGCGAACTGAAGTGGGAGAACAGGCAGAACTGATTCGGAATGTTTCTCGTGCTGTGGCGGCTGCGGATGTGTTGTGTGGCTTCGCTGAAGTAGCAGTGTATCAAGGATACTGTCGTCCCTTTATGGATGAAGGACGAGAGATTGCAATTATTGATGGACGGCATCCAGTAGTCGAGCAGTCTTTACCCGCTGGTTTTTTTGTGCCAAACTCCACTCAACTAGGAAGTAAGGAAGAGCAGGGGAAGCAGGGGAAGCAGGGGGAGAATTCACCCTACACCTCCCACCCCTCACCTGACCTGATTATTCTCACAGGTCCAAATGCGAGTGGTAAGAGTTGTTATTTGCGGCAGGTGGGGTTGATTCAGCTGATGGCTCAGGTGGGGAGTTTTGTGCCAGCTCGGTCAGCCAAGTTGGGAATTTGCGATCGCATCTTTACTCGTGTGGGTGCGGTGGATGATCTGGCAACCGGTCAATCTACGTTCATGGTGGAAATGAATGAGACGGCAAATATTCTCAACCACGCTACTCCCAAATCCCTGGTGCTGCTGGACGAAATTGGCAGAGGTACAGCTACATTTGATGGTCTTTCAATTGCCTGGGCAGTGGCAGAGTATCTGGCAAATGAGATTCAGTCACGGACAATTTTTGCAACTCACTACCACGAACTTAATGAATTAGCTTCGATTTTGCCTAATGTGGCTAACTACCAGGTGACGGTAAAAGAATTACCTGACCAAATTATCTTTTTGCATCAAGTTCAACCAGGGGGTGCCGACAAATCTTATGGGATTGAGGCTGGACGGTTAGCGGGTTTGCCGCAATCAGTAATTCAACGGGCAAAGCAGGTAATGGGGCAAATTGAGCAGCACAGTAAGATTGCGATCGGACTGCGTGCCGGAGTGCAGGAGGATTGA
- a CDS encoding MgPME-cyclase complex family protein, with the protein MQTYYYVLASQHFLLEEEPIDEVLKERTRNYNEQKKEIDFWLVKQPAFLEAPEMTKAKAECPQPAAAIISTNPQFMTWLKLRLEYVLTGQFQAPTDTIPDPLASLAPVA; encoded by the coding sequence ATGCAAACTTACTATTACGTTCTGGCAAGTCAACACTTTCTGTTGGAAGAAGAACCAATTGATGAGGTACTGAAGGAGCGTACCCGTAACTATAACGAACAGAAAAAAGAAATTGATTTTTGGTTAGTCAAGCAACCAGCATTCTTAGAAGCGCCTGAGATGACAAAGGCTAAAGCCGAATGCCCCCAACCAGCCGCTGCGATTATTTCCACTAATCCACAATTTATGACCTGGCTAAAACTGCGATTAGAGTACGTGCTTACAGGGCAATTTCAGGCTCCTACCGACACAATTCCCGATCCCTTAGCATCCTTGGCACCAGTGGCATGA
- a CDS encoding NUDIX hydrolase yields the protein MSNQAAVAIAILYRQDKFLLQLRDNIPGIVYPGHWGLFGGHIELDETPDVAVKRELLEEISYSPPILSKVSCYTDAQVVRHVYHAPLTVELNQLVLSEGWDMSLLTLEEIRQGKAYSVKAAQVRPLGLPHQQILLDFIDKFSRNFT from the coding sequence ATGAGTAATCAAGCTGCTGTGGCGATCGCTATCCTATATCGTCAAGATAAGTTTCTCCTCCAACTACGAGATAATATCCCTGGCATTGTCTACCCTGGTCATTGGGGTTTATTTGGCGGTCATATCGAACTAGATGAAACCCCAGATGTTGCTGTCAAGCGAGAACTGCTAGAGGAAATCAGCTATTCCCCGCCAATACTATCCAAGGTTAGCTGTTATACCGATGCACAGGTCGTTCGCCACGTCTACCATGCACCGCTTACAGTGGAATTAAATCAGCTGGTTCTCAGTGAAGGCTGGGATATGAGTTTATTAACGCTAGAGGAAATTCGACAAGGTAAAGCATACTCTGTAAAAGCTGCTCAAGTCAGACCTCTGGGACTTCCTCATCAGCAAATCTTGCTGGATTTTATTGATAAGTTTAGCCGCAACTTCACCTGA
- a CDS encoding class I SAM-dependent methyltransferase: MDIKILQRKWDNLAKIDPLWAILADAEKKGNKWKIAEFFETGVKEINSLMEYVDSLGITIAQANSRALDFGCGVGRLTQALANYFDQVYGVDIAPSMIELAETYNHQGNKCKYFLNNSSNLNQFQDNSFDFIYSNITLQHVSPRYSRIYLKEFLRLLSKNGILIFQLPSEPNYHVLTKNNKGLIYAFIQNLPTFLIDLYFTGRYYLDQQRQTKKAAMDMYGIKQEKVMELLEANGAKVLDIQENSSAGQEWISFQYCVTKTEK, encoded by the coding sequence ATGGACATTAAAATATTACAAAGAAAATGGGATAACTTAGCAAAGATAGATCCTTTGTGGGCAATTTTAGCTGATGCTGAAAAAAAAGGGAACAAATGGAAAATAGCAGAGTTTTTTGAAACAGGTGTAAAAGAGATAAATTCTTTGATGGAATATGTTGATTCACTAGGTATCACTATTGCCCAGGCAAATAGCAGAGCACTTGACTTTGGCTGTGGAGTCGGGCGACTGACTCAAGCACTGGCAAATTACTTCGACCAAGTATATGGTGTTGATATTGCTCCATCTATGATAGAACTAGCTGAAACGTATAATCATCAAGGTAATAAATGCAAGTACTTTTTGAACAACTCGTCAAACCTAAATCAATTTCAAGATAATAGTTTTGATTTTATTTATTCAAATATTACGTTACAACATGTATCTCCTCGCTATTCTAGAATTTATTTAAAAGAATTTTTGAGGCTGCTCTCTAAAAACGGTATATTAATATTTCAATTACCAAGTGAGCCTAACTATCATGTCTTGACTAAGAACAACAAAGGTTTAATATATGCATTTATTCAAAACTTGCCAACCTTTTTGATTGATTTATATTTTACAGGTAGGTATTACTTGGATCAACAAAGGCAGACTAAGAAAGCAGCAATGGATATGTACGGCATTAAGCAGGAAAAAGTCATGGAGCTTTTAGAAGCTAACGGAGCAAAAGTTTTAGATATACAAGAAAATTCAAGCGCGGGTCAAGAATGGATTAGTTTTCAATACTGTGTTACCAAAACAGAAAAATAA
- a CDS encoding GNAT family N-acetyltransferase has product MTSVLPQNSTVVIRSLQYRDLEAIERLYAESFEAEKPAATTETQRQLRWLRGWYWLLKCLRLFPNPLQYRFCIYVAEQYRQVQGTIQVSPFNRTRSTWRVERVAVDKKVRAQGIGSQLLRHCFEAIGEARTWLLEVNVNDKEALALYRQNGFQTLAQLTYWEIEPNLLQELAKAEPDLPNLLPVSNADAQLLYQLDTASMPPLVRQVFDRTTDDFKTSLVGGLIEGVKQWMSQTEVVSGYVFEPQRKAAIGYFQVRMYRKGRQPHVATLAVHPAYTWLYPELLSQLARIAQDLPPQSLRLASADYQPEREEYLQQIGANRIEHTIMMSRSVWHKLRESKFVSLEGLQWPEVLQGLQPARKPVPGGMSWLAQGQQLPESVRKTNSSHPPGQVSSSPEPAKYSNNGSLEALPQSESNPQPEKPSD; this is encoded by the coding sequence ATGACTTCAGTGCTTCCCCAAAACTCAACCGTTGTCATCCGATCGCTTCAGTACCGGGATCTGGAAGCAATTGAACGGCTTTATGCAGAGTCGTTTGAGGCAGAAAAGCCAGCTGCCACTACTGAAACTCAAAGGCAGCTGCGTTGGCTGCGCGGCTGGTATTGGCTGCTGAAGTGCCTCCGCCTATTTCCCAACCCACTTCAGTATCGCTTTTGCATTTACGTAGCAGAGCAATATCGCCAAGTCCAGGGAACGATTCAGGTGTCGCCGTTCAACCGCACGCGTAGCACTTGGAGAGTGGAACGAGTAGCAGTTGACAAAAAAGTCCGCGCTCAAGGAATTGGCTCACAACTTTTGCGCCATTGCTTTGAAGCGATAGGGGAAGCTCGTACCTGGTTGTTGGAAGTAAACGTCAACGACAAGGAAGCGCTGGCTCTCTATCGCCAGAACGGGTTTCAAACCCTAGCACAGCTAACATACTGGGAAATTGAGCCGAACTTGCTTCAGGAATTAGCTAAAGCGGAGCCAGATCTACCTAATTTACTACCTGTAAGTAATGCAGATGCCCAGCTGTTGTATCAACTGGATACTGCTTCGATGCCGCCTTTAGTGCGTCAAGTGTTTGACCGCACTACTGATGATTTCAAGACAAGCTTAGTTGGCGGATTGATTGAAGGCGTGAAGCAGTGGATGAGTCAAACCGAGGTTGTTAGTGGCTATGTGTTTGAACCCCAACGCAAGGCAGCTATTGGTTATTTTCAGGTCCGAATGTACCGTAAGGGTCGCCAGCCGCATGTGGCAACTCTCGCAGTTCACCCAGCTTATACCTGGCTATATCCAGAACTGCTATCTCAACTAGCGCGAATTGCCCAGGATTTGCCGCCTCAATCGCTGCGTTTGGCTTCTGCGGATTACCAGCCTGAGCGGGAGGAGTATTTACAGCAAATTGGTGCTAATCGGATTGAACATACAATAATGATGTCTCGTTCAGTTTGGCATAAACTGCGAGAGTCTAAGTTTGTTTCTTTAGAAGGACTCCAGTGGCCTGAGGTGTTACAGGGTCTTCAACCAGCTCGTAAACCAGTCCCAGGAGGGATGTCGTGGTTGGCACAAGGGCAGCAGTTGCCAGAGTCAGTGCGGAAAACTAATTCATCCCACCCGCCTGGGCAAGTTAGTTCCTCGCCAGAACCTGCTAAGTATTCAAATAACGGCTCCCTAGAAGCATTGCCACAATCGGAATCAAATCCACAGCCAGAGAAGCCAAGTGATTGA
- the crtE gene encoding geranylgeranyl diphosphate synthase CrtE yields the protein MVAADNLQMTQGETPFDLSAYLQERQALVEAALDNAITLTYPEKIYEAMRYSLLAGGKRLRPILCLATCEMAGGTIEMAMPTACALEMIHTMSLIHDDLPAMDNDDYRRGQLTNHKVYGEDIAILAGDGLLAYAFEFVAANTQSVPAERVLQVILRLGRAVGAAGLVGGQVVDLESEGKSDVSVETLNFIHTHKTAALLEACVVCGGILAGIPEPDLQRLSRYAQNIGLAFQIVDDILDITATQEELGKTAGKDLQAQKVTYPSLWGLEESQRQAQQLIESAAAELTPFGEKARPLLAIANFITSRTH from the coding sequence ATGGTAGCAGCGGATAACCTGCAGATGACCCAAGGAGAAACCCCGTTTGACCTATCAGCCTATCTACAAGAGCGACAAGCTCTTGTAGAAGCCGCTCTGGATAATGCAATTACACTCACTTATCCGGAGAAGATTTATGAGGCGATGCGCTACTCTCTGCTAGCTGGGGGTAAGCGTTTGCGTCCGATTCTGTGCCTTGCTACCTGTGAAATGGCTGGAGGCACAATTGAAATGGCAATGCCAACGGCTTGTGCTTTGGAGATGATCCACACCATGTCGTTGATTCACGATGACCTTCCAGCGATGGACAACGACGATTATCGACGAGGTCAGCTGACAAATCACAAGGTCTATGGTGAAGATATTGCTATTCTGGCTGGCGATGGCTTATTGGCTTACGCCTTTGAGTTTGTTGCAGCGAATACTCAAAGTGTGCCAGCAGAACGAGTGTTGCAGGTGATTTTGCGGCTTGGTCGGGCAGTAGGGGCAGCTGGGTTAGTCGGCGGTCAGGTGGTTGATTTGGAGTCAGAAGGCAAGTCTGATGTTTCTGTAGAAACTCTCAACTTTATTCATACCCACAAAACTGCTGCCCTTTTAGAAGCTTGTGTGGTTTGTGGAGGGATTTTGGCAGGGATACCGGAACCGGATTTACAACGTTTGTCTCGCTATGCTCAAAACATTGGACTGGCGTTTCAGATTGTGGACGATATCTTGGATATCACCGCCACGCAGGAAGAATTAGGCAAAACAGCGGGGAAAGATTTACAGGCGCAAAAAGTAACTTATCCCAGCCTTTGGGGGCTAGAGGAATCCCAACGTCAAGCCCAACAACTGATCGAGTCGGCAGCAGCGGAACTGACCCCGTTTGGAGAGAAAGCCAGACCACTCCTAGCGATCGCCAACTTCATCACTAGCCGCACTCACTAA